From the Arvicola amphibius chromosome 2, mArvAmp1.2, whole genome shotgun sequence genome, one window contains:
- the LOC119806566 gene encoding taste receptor type 2 member 125-like, producing the protein MNAAIQVIFATMFNVEFITGNFGNGFIAVVNIMDWVKRRKISSVDQILTALAISRITLLWSMYLMMTILSMYPDVEVLMKTIILTNLIWVISNHCSIWLATILSILYFLKVAIFSYSIFFYLKWRLTKVITVALLVSLFLLFVNILVTNILIDTWMDKFNTNVSYSDKLKNFTRIPRLLVLTNTMFTVIPFTVSMTMFFLLFFSLWKHLKKIKHITKSARDASTTAHIKALKTVVAFLLLYVIFIFSLFVQLWSYDFKEKNILIYFYPVGIIAFPSLHSCVLIMGNSKLRQTSLLVLSVLRCKIQGFGPLCL; encoded by the coding sequence ATGAATGCTGCTATACAAGTGATATTTGCAACAATGTTCAATGTGGAGTTCATAACTGGGAATTTTGGGAATGGATTCATAGCAGTGGTGAACATCATGGACTGGGTCAAGAGAAGAAAGATCTCTTCAGTGGATCAGATCCTCACTGCTCTGGCTATCTCCAGGATCACTCTGCTGTGGTCAATGTACCTAATGATGACGATATTATCAATGTACCCAGATGTAGAAGTGCTTATGAAAACAATAATACTGACTAATCTTATCTGGGTAATTTCTAACCATTGTAGCATCTGGCTAGCAACCATTCTCAGCATCCTTTACTTTCTCAAGGTAGCCATTTTTTCTTACTCCATTTTCTTCTACCTAAAGTGGAGACTTACAAAGGTGATTACAGTAGCATTGCTtgtttctctgttcctcttgtttgtaaatattttagtaaCAAACATACTAATAGATACATGGATGGATAAGTTCAATACAAATGTATCTTACAGCGACAAACTAAAAAATTTTACACGCATTCCCAGACTTCTTGTATTAACAAATACTATGTTCACAGTAATACCTTTCACTGTGTCCATGACAATGTTttttctgctcttcttctctCTGTGGAAACATCTGAAGAAGATAAAGCACATTACTAAAAGTGCCCGAGATGCCAGCACCACAGCTCACATAAAAGCCTTGAAAACTGTGGTGGCCTTTCTCCTGCtgtatgtaatttttatattctctctttttGTACAACTTTGGAGCTAtgactttaaagagaaaaatattttaatatatttttacccTGTTGGTATAATTGCTTTTCCATCACTCCATTCATGTGTCCTGATTATGGGAAACAGTAAGCTGAGACAGACTTCTCTTCTGGTACTGTCAGTGTTAAGGTGTAAGATCCAAGGATTTGGACCATTGTGTCTCTAA